In Thunnus thynnus chromosome 11, fThuThy2.1, whole genome shotgun sequence, the following proteins share a genomic window:
- the si:dkey-57a22.15 gene encoding gamma-crystallin M2, with translation MGKIIFYEDKNFQGRSYECSNDCTDLHSYFSRCNSIKVESGCFMIYERPNFMGHQYFMRRGEYPDYQRWMGFSSCIRSCRMIPMYRGSYRLRIYEKPDFSGHMMEFMDDCPCVSDRFHHRHVYSCNVMNGYWIFYEYPNYRGRQYFLRTGEYRRYRDWCATCAIVGSFRRVTEF, from the exons ATGGGCAAG ATTATCTTTTACGAGGACAAGAACTTCCAGGGTCGGAGCTATGAGTGCAGCAATGACTGCACGGACCTTCACTCGTACTTCAGCCGCTGCAACTCCATCAAGGTGGAGAGTGGCTGCTTCATGATCTATGAACGACCCAACTTCATGGGCCACCAGTACTTCATGAGGAGGGGAGAGTATCCCGATTACCAGAGATGGATGGGCTTCAGTAGCTGTATCCGCTCATGTCGGATGATTCCGATG TACCGAGGCTCATACAGATTGCGCATCTATGAGAAGCCCGATTTCAGTGGTCACATGATGGAGTTCATGGATGACTGTCCCTGTGTGTCTGACCGTTTCCATCACCGCCATGTCTACTCCTGTAATGTTATGAATGGCTACTGGATCTTCTATGAGTACCCCAACTACCGAGGCAGACAGTACTTCCTGAGAACTGGGGAGTACAGGAGGTACCGCGACTGGTGTGCCACCTGCGCCATCGTCGGCTCCTTCAGAAGGGTCACTGAATTTTAG